One region of Candidatus Methylomirabilis sp. genomic DNA includes:
- a CDS encoding PGPGW domain-containing protein: MRGLTFVTLKQAKRVIVAVVGGTVLLIGVALLVLPGPAVVVIPLGLAILATEFVWARRLLKRMKQEMARVASSLGGRPGPSAHR; the protein is encoded by the coding sequence TTGCGGGGACTAACGTTCGTCACGCTGAAGCAGGCGAAGCGCGTGATCGTCGCGGTCGTCGGCGGCACCGTTCTGCTTATCGGAGTGGCGCTCCTCGTCCTGCCGGGGCCGGCTGTCGTGGTCATCCCGCTCGGCCTGGCGATCCTGGCCACGGAGTTCGTCTGGGCCCGCCGCCTGCTCAAGCGGATGAAACAGGAAATGGCCCGCGTTGCCTCCTCCCTGGGCGGTCGCCCTGGTCCTTCCGCTCACCGCTGA
- a CDS encoding GH3 auxin-responsive promoter family protein → MMVRAAGWLLRECAGRRRRVLEEIWRDAVATQERTLLRLVATARNTVFGEAHEFPRIHSVADYQTRVPVREYLDFRPLWQRALAGARGITWPGRTGTWVNTSGTTAGDKVIPVTRAALASHRKGGWDAFLLAADRVGPEHLLGGPMLFLGGTSALKTVGQGCLVGDLSGLVVRRLPLGLRRRYSPGPAIAAITDWETRLAAVAALAARQDLRLLSGMPSWILILLERVASLRQAPGEPARDLGESWPNLKLFIHGGVTFAPYRRVFEEWIGRPLEYLEVYPASEGFVAMQTEASGGLTLMLDYGIFYEFIPVEDLGRDRPRRHTVADVELGRPYAIALTTPAGLWSYLLGDTVRFTARDPLRLEITGRTRHFVNAFGENVIVEHVEQALVEASRRTGAEVVEFTLAPRYPTPAESRGGHDWLVEFRVSPRSREEFTGVLDETLQKLNTDYRIKRSGDVGMRGPRLVEVPPGTFYGWMREAGKLGDQHKVPRVTNSRAVAEGVLASARASTGARPT, encoded by the coding sequence ATGATGGTCCGCGCGGCCGGCTGGCTGCTCCGCGAATGCGCGGGGCGGCGGCGGCGCGTCCTCGAGGAGATCTGGCGGGACGCCGTCGCGACGCAGGAGCGCACCCTGCTCCGACTCGTTGCGACGGCGCGAAACACGGTGTTCGGGGAGGCCCACGAGTTCCCCCGCATCCACTCCGTGGCCGACTATCAGACCCGGGTGCCGGTCCGTGAGTACCTCGACTTCCGCCCGCTCTGGCAGCGCGCGCTGGCGGGCGCTCGGGGCATCACCTGGCCGGGGCGAACAGGCACCTGGGTGAACACGTCGGGCACCACCGCCGGGGACAAGGTCATTCCGGTGACGAGGGCAGCCCTCGCCTCGCATCGGAAGGGGGGGTGGGACGCCTTCCTCCTGGCCGCGGACCGGGTGGGCCCCGAACACCTGCTCGGGGGGCCTATGCTGTTTCTCGGCGGAACCAGCGCCCTCAAAACGGTGGGTCAGGGATGTCTGGTCGGGGATCTCTCGGGCCTGGTGGTCCGCCGGCTGCCCCTGGGGCTCCGGCGGCGCTACTCGCCCGGCCCGGCCATTGCGGCCATCACGGACTGGGAAACCCGGCTCGCCGCGGTGGCGGCGCTGGCGGCCCGACAAGACCTGCGTCTCCTCTCCGGGATGCCGTCGTGGATCTTGATCCTCCTCGAGCGCGTCGCGAGCCTGCGGCAAGCCCCCGGGGAGCCCGCCCGCGATCTGGGGGAATCCTGGCCGAACCTGAAACTCTTCATCCACGGGGGGGTGACCTTCGCCCCGTACCGGCGCGTCTTCGAGGAGTGGATCGGCCGGCCCCTCGAGTATCTCGAGGTCTACCCCGCCTCGGAGGGGTTCGTGGCCATGCAGACGGAAGCCAGCGGCGGGCTCACCCTCATGCTCGACTACGGGATCTTCTACGAGTTCATCCCCGTGGAGGATCTGGGCCGCGACCGGCCGCGGCGGCATACGGTCGCCGACGTGGAGCTCGGCCGCCCGTACGCGATCGCCCTGACCACCCCGGCGGGGCTCTGGTCGTACCTGCTCGGGGACACGGTCCGGTTCACGGCGCGCGACCCGCTGCGCCTGGAGATCACGGGCCGGACCCGACACTTCGTCAATGCCTTCGGCGAGAACGTGATCGTGGAGCACGTCGAGCAGGCCCTCGTCGAGGCCTCCCGGCGAACCGGCGCCGAGGTGGTGGAGTTCACGCTGGCGCCCCGCTATCCCACCCCGGCCGAATCACGCGGCGGCCATGACTGGCTGGTGGAGTTTCGCGTGTCCCCCCGGAGCCGGGAGGAATTCACCGGTGTCCTGGACGAAACCCTGCAGAAGCTGAACACCGACTACCGGATCAAGCGCTCGGGGGATGTGGGGATGCGTGGGCCCCGGCTCGTCGAGGTGCCTCCCGGGACTTTCTATGGATGGATGCGCGAGGCGGGCAAGCTGGGCGACCAGCACAAGGTGCCGCGCGTCACGAACAGCCGCGCCGTCGCGGAGGGGGTGCTGGCTTCCGCCAGGGCGAGCACCGGAGCGCGGCCGACTTGA
- a CDS encoding alpha/beta fold hydrolase — MTVGKVIPGNGAASHAGGNASAMTYPEYPRLERGQGESVLLLPGLMGQIHHWQSAVHTLGEFCRAIALELPIFHPGLPEATIAELGRYVRCFLQAQEIPRAVLGGNSLGGHVALELAVNHPERVSGLILTGSSGLFERGYTRGVPHRPSAEYVREKMLEIFHDPALVTPAWVEEVTRVVTAPASAMRVVQFARAAKRHKLEEHLPNIRVPTLLVWGAQDRITPPEVAGQFHALIPDSRLTFLPDCGHVPMLEQPQAFNAVVRSWLEATRQQRAQRAGTAGVAR; from the coding sequence ATGACAGTCGGCAAAGTGATCCCCGGGAACGGCGCCGCCTCGCACGCAGGGGGAAACGCGAGCGCGATGACGTATCCCGAGTACCCCAGGCTGGAGCGCGGGCAGGGCGAATCGGTTCTCCTCCTGCCCGGCCTGATGGGCCAGATCCACCACTGGCAGTCGGCGGTCCACACGCTGGGGGAGTTCTGCCGGGCGATCGCCCTGGAGCTCCCGATCTTCCACCCCGGGCTCCCGGAGGCCACGATCGCCGAGCTGGGACGGTACGTCCGGTGCTTCCTGCAGGCCCAGGAGATCCCGCGCGCCGTCCTGGGGGGCAACTCCCTCGGGGGACACGTGGCCCTGGAGCTGGCCGTGAACCACCCGGAGCGCGTGTCCGGGCTCATCCTGACGGGCTCCTCGGGCCTCTTCGAGCGGGGCTACACCCGCGGGGTCCCCCATCGCCCCTCTGCGGAGTACGTGCGAGAGAAGATGCTGGAGATCTTTCACGACCCGGCCCTCGTCACCCCGGCATGGGTCGAAGAGGTCACGCGCGTCGTGACCGCTCCCGCCTCCGCCATGCGGGTGGTCCAGTTTGCCCGCGCCGCCAAACGCCACAAGCTGGAGGAGCACCTCCCGAACATTCGCGTGCCGACCCTGCTCGTCTGGGGCGCGCAGGATCGGATCACCCCTCCCGAGGTGGCCGGACAGTTTCACGCGTTGATCCCGGACTCGCGGCTCACCTTCCTGCCCGATTGCGGCCACGTCCCGATGCTCGAACAGCCGCAGGCCTTCAATGCCGTCGTCCGGTCGTGGCTCGAGGCCACGCGCCAGCAGCGCGCGCAGCGGGCCGGGACGGCGGGAGTGGCCCGATGA
- a CDS encoding DNA internalization-related competence protein ComEC/Rec2, with amino-acid sequence MPRPLLGFAAAFAAGALLADRWRPLPAPLLALLAVLLLGAAIWWRTRRPAAALLALLTAFAAIGALRLLAVAYPPDPTHLAHLPADWTPRRCRLSGRIVHPPEEPIPEAPGAGAPDRIVLSLEAERLACEGASEPVTGGVRLALYEAQAEYRPGDRVEGTFTLRRPRGTINPGGFDYRRFRQVQGVALEGWAREIQGELAVEPMPGARLGRAIAALRRRMLVRLQEAVGGEEGALVRAIVLGDRSGLSEATVTAFRDSGTYHILAISGLNVSLLAGAFLLLLRGVRAPPRASAAAAVLLVVFYAVLAGGSPSVIRAAVMTAAVLFALILERQADLWSSLGLAALLLLAGNPLSLFDAGFQLTFAATAAIAVVADRMPLSQVPRPARWVLLSLAVSGAAALGTLPVLAVHFQRVSLSGVLANLPIVPLSGVLTALGMLEALALALHPAGLPGLGDLLRLVAATQIAAARLFAGLPLATLQVYPPTLFMIGTYYALALSLSVRGPGRWRLPLAGLLTLALLGQVGWKLLPSRASALSVTFLDVGEGDSILVEAPGGRLILVDGGGVYDDRFDVGDRIVVPYILSRWRSRLDLVVLTHPQPDHLNGLQAVLRRLTVAEVWESGIPSAAPAYRFLVETLRARGIPLRAVAAGATRSFGADTEVTVLHPPAGLFTPTRGSRASRVNNNSVVLLLRHADQRLLLTGDVEAEAEAHLVANGPLHPVAVLKVPHHGSRTSSTDGLLQVLRPSVAVIQVGFGNRFGHPHPEVLARLRQVGARILRTDRHGAVRLFLDGGSLTVVPTVEVAPE; translated from the coding sequence GTGCCGCGGCCGCTGCTCGGCTTCGCGGCGGCCTTCGCCGCGGGCGCTCTGCTCGCGGACCGGTGGAGACCCCTGCCGGCACCGCTCCTGGCCCTGCTGGCCGTCCTGCTCCTGGGTGCCGCCATCTGGTGGCGGACCCGCCGGCCCGCCGCCGCCCTGCTGGCCCTCCTCACGGCCTTCGCCGCAATCGGGGCGCTCCGCCTCCTGGCCGTTGCCTACCCGCCCGACCCGACACACCTGGCCCACCTGCCGGCCGACTGGACCCCCCGCCGCTGTCGCCTCAGTGGGAGGATCGTGCACCCGCCTGAGGAGCCGATTCCGGAGGCGCCGGGCGCGGGGGCGCCGGACCGCATCGTCCTCAGCCTCGAGGCGGAGCGGCTCGCCTGCGAAGGCGCGAGCGAGCCGGTGACGGGAGGCGTCCGCCTCGCCCTCTACGAAGCCCAGGCGGAGTACCGGCCGGGTGATCGGGTGGAGGGGACCTTCACCCTGCGGCGCCCCCGCGGGACCATCAATCCGGGCGGCTTCGACTACCGCCGCTTCCGCCAGGTCCAGGGGGTGGCGCTCGAGGGGTGGGCCCGGGAGATCCAGGGAGAACTCGCGGTCGAGCCGATGCCGGGAGCTCGGCTCGGCCGGGCCATCGCGGCCCTCCGGCGGCGGATGCTCGTGCGCCTCCAGGAGGCGGTGGGCGGGGAGGAGGGAGCCTTAGTCCGGGCCATCGTCCTCGGCGACCGGTCGGGGTTGTCCGAGGCGACCGTCACCGCCTTCCGGGACTCGGGGACGTATCACATTCTCGCGATCTCGGGTCTCAACGTGTCGCTCCTGGCGGGGGCATTTCTCCTGCTCCTGCGGGGGGTGCGGGCCCCGCCCCGGGCCTCCGCCGCCGCTGCCGTCCTCCTGGTCGTCTTCTACGCCGTCCTGGCGGGGGGGAGTCCCTCCGTCATCCGGGCAGCGGTCATGACGGCCGCGGTCCTCTTCGCCCTCATCCTGGAGCGGCAGGCCGACCTCTGGAGCAGCCTGGGCCTGGCCGCGTTGCTCCTGCTGGCCGGGAACCCCCTGAGCCTCTTCGACGCCGGGTTCCAGCTCACCTTCGCCGCGACGGCGGCCATCGCGGTCGTGGCCGATCGAATGCCCCTCAGCCAGGTGCCGCGCCCTGCGCGCTGGGTTCTCCTCTCCCTGGCGGTCTCGGGAGCGGCGGCCCTCGGGACGCTCCCGGTCCTGGCCGTCCACTTCCAACGGGTCTCCCTGAGTGGCGTCCTGGCCAACCTCCCCATCGTTCCCCTGAGCGGCGTTCTCACCGCCCTCGGGATGCTGGAGGCGCTCGCGTTGGCCCTGCACCCGGCCGGCCTCCCGGGCCTGGGGGACCTCCTGCGCCTGGTCGCCGCGACCCAGATCGCCGCCGCCCGCCTGTTCGCTGGCCTTCCCCTGGCGACGCTGCAGGTCTATCCCCCCACACTCTTCATGATCGGGACCTACTACGCGCTCGCCCTGAGCTTGAGCGTCCGGGGCCCCGGGCGGTGGCGCCTTCCCCTCGCGGGCCTGCTCACCCTCGCCCTTCTCGGGCAGGTCGGCTGGAAGCTCCTGCCGTCCCGCGCCTCGGCGCTCTCGGTCACGTTCCTGGACGTGGGGGAGGGGGACAGCATCCTGGTGGAGGCCCCCGGCGGGAGGCTCATCCTGGTTGACGGGGGCGGGGTCTACGATGACCGATTCGACGTGGGGGACCGGATCGTGGTCCCCTACATCCTCTCGCGCTGGCGCTCACGCCTGGATCTGGTCGTTCTCACCCACCCGCAGCCGGACCACCTGAACGGCCTCCAAGCGGTCCTCCGCCGTCTGACCGTGGCCGAGGTGTGGGAGTCAGGGATCCCGTCGGCCGCGCCGGCCTACCGATTCCTGGTGGAGACCCTGCGGGCGCGGGGGATTCCCCTGCGCGCGGTCGCCGCGGGAGCGACGCGGTCATTTGGCGCCGACACGGAGGTGACCGTCCTGCACCCACCCGCCGGCCTGTTTACGCCGACCCGGGGATCGCGCGCCTCCCGGGTGAATAATAACTCGGTCGTCCTGCTCCTCCGGCATGCCGACCAGCGCCTCCTCCTGACCGGCGACGTCGAGGCGGAGGCGGAGGCCCACCTCGTCGCGAACGGGCCCCTGCACCCGGTCGCGGTCTTGAAGGTCCCGCACCATGGCAGCCGGACGAGCAGCACGGATGGCTTGCTGCAGGTCCTCCGGCCCTCGGTCGCGGTCATCCAGGTCGGATTCGGGAACCGCTTCGGCCATCCCCATCCCGAGGTGCTGGCCCGCCTGCGGCAGGTCGGCGCCCGGATCTTGCGAACCGACCGGCACGGCGCCGTCCGGCTCTTCCTGGATGGCGGCTCCCTCACGGTGGTGCCGACAGTGGAGGTGGCGCCGGAGTGA
- a CDS encoding DMT family transporter, with translation MLKGEELKGAGLAVAATACFSTGAVLVRFAQALSPFEVTAFRLLLGAVFVGAAARVWRIPLALAKPLRLPVLGVGLVAALHFLTFITSLYYTSIAHALTLTYTAPAMLAVASWIFLGERLRPRQVLGILLTVTGIALLAGFEPTLTRRMLGGDLLALGAAASFAAYSFLGRHLRGALPLLRYVFWLYLTAGLIALPAAAATLTAPYQVGALFAVTLQALLPLAFGHTLYNAAIRRLSPTLVSLIASQEVTGGILLGWLLLGEAGTPTTFAGVAVTLAGILLVLW, from the coding sequence GTGCTGAAGGGCGAAGAGCTCAAGGGGGCGGGCCTCGCCGTGGCGGCCACCGCCTGCTTCTCCACGGGGGCGGTCCTGGTTCGGTTCGCCCAGGCGCTCTCCCCTTTCGAGGTGACCGCGTTCCGCCTCCTGCTGGGGGCGGTGTTCGTGGGGGCGGCGGCGCGGGTGTGGCGCATCCCCCTCGCGCTGGCAAAACCCCTTCGACTGCCGGTCCTCGGCGTGGGCCTCGTGGCCGCCCTCCACTTCCTGACCTTCATCACCTCCCTCTACTACACGAGCATCGCCCATGCGCTCACCCTCACCTATACGGCGCCCGCCATGCTGGCCGTCGCCTCCTGGATCTTCCTGGGGGAGCGCCTGCGCCCGCGCCAGGTGCTGGGGATCCTCCTCACGGTAACCGGCATCGCGCTGCTGGCCGGCTTCGAGCCCACCCTCACGCGGCGGATGCTGGGAGGGGACCTGCTGGCCCTGGGAGCGGCGGCCTCATTTGCCGCCTACTCCTTCCTGGGCCGGCACCTGCGAGGCGCCCTGCCCCTCCTCCGATACGTCTTCTGGCTGTACCTCACCGCCGGGCTCATCGCGCTGCCGGCCGCGGCGGCGACCCTCACGGCCCCCTACCAGGTCGGGGCGCTCTTCGCCGTCACCCTGCAGGCCCTCCTGCCGCTCGCCTTCGGGCATACCCTCTACAACGCGGCCATTCGCCGCCTGTCCCCGACGCTGGTGAGCCTCATCGCCAGCCAGGAGGTGACGGGGGGCATCCTCCTCGGCTGGCTCCTCCTGGGCGAGGCGGGCACACCCACGACATTCGCCGGGGTGGCCGTGACGCTGGCAGGGATCCTCCTCGTGCTCTGGTAG
- the xseA gene encoding exodeoxyribonuclease VII large subunit, whose translation MEPAAPHVYTISALTAELKALLEGTYPTLWVEGEVSNFKHHASGHMYFTLKDAGSQIRAVMFRTANRGLKFRPEDGLSVLVRASLGVYEPRGEYQLYVEHMEPKGLGALQLAFEQLKARLAAEGLFDEARKRPIPRLPRRIGIVTSPSGAAIRDMLNIIDRRFANVEVVIYPARVQGEEAAGEIAAGIEVLNARGDLDVLIVGRGGGSIEDLWAFNEERVARAIAASKVPVISAVGHETDFTIADFVADLRAPTPSAAAELVVAHKAELAQRLDDLTSRLETALRHRVEAGRQRLTSLARHLGLVSPVERVRRQRERVAAAAETLWGAIRTRVKLWEGDLRALAGKLESLSPLAILARGYSITRLLPDLRIVKDAGAVRPGEAVSVLLHRGSLACRVESTALPAEGG comes from the coding sequence ATGGAGCCCGCGGCGCCGCATGTTTACACGATCAGCGCCCTCACCGCCGAACTGAAGGCCCTCCTCGAAGGCACCTATCCCACCCTCTGGGTCGAAGGCGAGGTCAGTAACTTCAAGCACCACGCCTCCGGCCACATGTACTTCACCCTGAAAGACGCGGGGAGCCAGATCCGCGCCGTCATGTTCCGGACGGCAAACCGGGGGCTCAAGTTCCGGCCCGAGGACGGCCTCAGCGTCCTCGTCCGGGCTTCCCTCGGCGTCTACGAGCCCCGCGGGGAGTACCAACTCTACGTCGAGCACATGGAGCCGAAGGGTCTCGGAGCGCTGCAGCTCGCCTTCGAGCAGCTCAAGGCGCGCCTGGCCGCCGAGGGGCTCTTCGACGAGGCCCGCAAGCGCCCGATCCCCCGGCTGCCGCGTCGGATCGGCATCGTGACCTCCCCGAGCGGCGCCGCGATCCGGGACATGCTGAACATCATTGACCGGCGCTTCGCCAACGTCGAGGTCGTGATCTACCCCGCGCGCGTCCAGGGGGAGGAGGCGGCCGGGGAGATCGCGGCCGGGATCGAGGTGCTCAACGCGCGCGGAGACCTGGACGTCCTCATCGTCGGGCGCGGGGGCGGCTCCATCGAGGACCTCTGGGCCTTCAACGAGGAGCGGGTCGCCCGGGCGATCGCGGCCTCCAAGGTCCCGGTCATCTCGGCGGTGGGCCACGAGACGGACTTCACCATCGCGGACTTCGTCGCCGACCTGCGGGCGCCGACGCCCTCCGCCGCCGCCGAGCTGGTCGTGGCGCACAAGGCCGAGCTGGCCCAGCGTCTCGATGACCTCACCTCCCGCCTGGAAACCGCCCTGCGCCACCGCGTGGAGGCGGGGCGTCAGCGCCTCACCTCCCTCGCGCGGCACCTCGGCCTCGTGAGTCCGGTGGAGCGCGTCCGCCGCCAGCGGGAGCGGGTCGCGGCCGCCGCCGAGACGTTATGGGGAGCCATCCGGACCCGCGTGAAGCTCTGGGAGGGGGACCTGCGCGCCTTGGCCGGGAAGCTCGAGTCGCTGAGCCCCCTGGCGATCCTGGCGCGGGGCTACAGCATCACCCGCCTCCTGCCCGATCTCCGCATCGTGAAGGACGCCGGTGCCGTCCGGCCCGGGGAGGCGGTCAGCGTCCTCCTGCACCGGGGAAGCCTCGCCTGCCGCGTGGAGAGCACGGCGCTCCCGGCGGAGGGAGGGTGA
- the xseB gene encoding exodeoxyribonuclease VII small subunit: MSVPDAEPPALKFEEALSRLEAVVARLEGGDLPLEDALSLFEEGVRLTRLCSTRLEEAERKVSLLLRDEQGGLREVPFGEAEAEEDEEEG; the protein is encoded by the coding sequence ATGTCCGTCCCCGACGCCGAGCCGCCGGCGCTGAAGTTCGAGGAGGCCCTGTCCCGCCTCGAGGCCGTCGTGGCCCGCCTGGAGGGAGGGGATCTCCCCCTGGAGGACGCCCTCAGCCTCTTCGAGGAGGGGGTACGCCTGACCCGCCTCTGTTCCACGCGACTCGAGGAGGCGGAGCGGAAGGTGAGCCTCCTCCTCCGGGACGAGCAGGGAGGGTTGCGGGAGGTCCCCTTCGGCGAGGCCGAGGCGGAGGAGGACGAGGAGGAAGGCTAG
- a CDS encoding TlyA family RNA methyltransferase encodes MRPGAARRRLDLLLVERGFAPTREKARALIMAGAVQSGGVRVEKAGALLPADAPLEVAGPPHPYVSRGGVKLAHALEVFGIAVAGRVCLDLGASTGGFTDCLLRAGAASVIAVDVGTGLLDARLRADPRVRLLERTNVRHLRPADLPEVPSLATADLAFISLALILPVLPPLLASPREVVALVKPQFEMGRGQVGKGGVVREPEKHRAAVRRVAEAAAAAGFTVRGLTASPLLGPKGNREFLLHLAGGGERLDLAAALGSVIPEVPVARRR; translated from the coding sequence GTGCGGCCCGGGGCGGCCCGCCGCCGCCTGGACCTGCTCCTGGTCGAGCGGGGGTTCGCTCCCACCCGGGAGAAGGCGCGGGCCCTGATCATGGCAGGGGCGGTGCAGAGCGGGGGCGTGCGGGTGGAGAAGGCCGGCGCCCTCCTCCCCGCGGATGCGCCTCTGGAGGTGGCGGGCCCGCCCCACCCCTACGTGAGCCGCGGGGGCGTGAAGCTGGCCCACGCCCTCGAGGTGTTCGGGATCGCGGTCGCCGGGCGGGTCTGCCTGGACCTGGGGGCCTCCACGGGGGGCTTCACCGACTGTCTCCTCCGGGCCGGGGCCGCGTCCGTGATCGCGGTGGACGTGGGGACGGGGCTCCTCGATGCGCGCTTGCGGGCCGATCCCCGCGTGCGCCTCCTGGAGCGGACCAATGTCCGGCATCTGAGGCCGGCGGACCTGCCGGAGGTCCCGAGCCTGGCAACGGCGGATCTCGCGTTCATCTCGCTCGCGCTCATCCTCCCGGTCCTGCCGCCGCTCCTGGCCTCCCCCCGGGAGGTGGTGGCGCTGGTGAAGCCCCAGTTCGAGATGGGGCGCGGGCAGGTGGGAAAGGGGGGGGTCGTCCGGGAGCCGGAGAAGCACCGGGCGGCGGTCCGGAGGGTGGCGGAGGCGGCGGCCGCGGCCGGGTTCACGGTTCGGGGGCTCACGGCCTCGCCCCTCCTCGGGCCGAAGGGGAACCGGGAGTTCCTCCTCCACCTCGCCGGGGGCGGGGAGCGGCTCGACCTCGCGGCGGCCTTGGGGTCGGTGATCCCGGAGGTCCCGGTGGCGCGCCGCCGGTAG
- a CDS encoding GNAT family N-acetyltransferase: MELRLTRSTIRSWRPGDAAALVRYANNRRVWRNLRDRFPHPYTARDAEEWIGRATGMVPETHFAIAVGEEAVGGIGLELQTDVFRRSAEIGFWLAEPFWGRGIMTEAVRAMTDFAFATFDVCRVFASVFEWNPASMRVLEKAGYTCEGRLRKSVTKDGQTIDQMLYAIVREEVPIGGAVAA, translated from the coding sequence GTGGAACTCCGCCTGACGCGGAGCACGATCCGGAGTTGGAGGCCGGGGGATGCCGCTGCGCTGGTCCGGTATGCGAACAACCGCCGCGTGTGGCGCAACCTGCGGGACCGGTTCCCGCACCCGTACACGGCGCGGGACGCCGAGGAGTGGATCGGCCGGGCCACCGGGATGGTGCCCGAGACCCACTTCGCCATCGCCGTGGGGGAGGAGGCGGTCGGAGGGATCGGGCTGGAGCTCCAGACCGACGTCTTCCGCCGCTCGGCCGAGATCGGGTTCTGGCTGGCCGAGCCGTTCTGGGGGCGCGGGATCATGACGGAGGCGGTGCGCGCCATGACGGACTTCGCATTCGCCACCTTCGACGTCTGCCGGGTCTTCGCGAGCGTCTTCGAGTGGAACCCCGCGTCCATGCGGGTGCTCGAGAAGGCGGGCTACACCTGCGAGGGGCGGTTGCGGAAGAGCGTGACGAAGGACGGGCAGACGATTGATCAGATGCTGTACGCGATCGTCCGGGAGGAGGTCCCCATCGGGGGAGCGGTAGCCGCATGA
- a CDS encoding NAD(+)/NADH kinase, producing the protein MSRRELKTIGIVVKPHKAEARDVLRQLIPWLKARERTILLDQDTAALAEMPEAGIPKPDLPGRVDFLIVLGGDGTLLSVARLVAGRDVPILGVNLGGLGFLTEITLDELFPLLGEILGGELRVSRRMMLQVHVHREGARVAEYTVLNDAVINKGAMARIVDLETYMDGEYVTTYRADGLILATPTGSTAYCLSAGGPIVHPAVEALILIPICPHTLTNRPAVLPAGSKIEVVQGSEGEEVFLTLDGQAGFPLRYRDVVEVRRAQEQIALVASPKKSYYQVLRTKLKWGER; encoded by the coding sequence ATGAGCCGGCGCGAGCTGAAGACGATCGGGATCGTGGTCAAGCCGCACAAGGCGGAGGCCCGCGACGTCCTCCGACAGCTGATCCCCTGGCTGAAGGCGCGGGAGCGGACCATCCTCCTCGACCAGGACACGGCGGCCCTGGCCGAGATGCCCGAGGCCGGAATCCCCAAGCCCGACCTGCCGGGCCGGGTGGACTTCCTCATCGTCCTCGGCGGCGACGGAACCCTCCTGTCGGTGGCTCGGCTGGTGGCGGGCCGGGACGTCCCGATCCTGGGGGTGAACCTCGGTGGGCTCGGCTTTCTCACCGAGATCACCCTGGACGAGCTCTTCCCCCTCCTCGGAGAGATACTCGGCGGGGAGCTCCGGGTGAGCCGCCGGATGATGCTCCAGGTTCACGTGCACCGGGAGGGGGCGCGGGTCGCCGAGTACACGGTGCTGAACGATGCCGTGATCAACAAGGGGGCGATGGCCCGGATCGTGGACCTGGAGACCTACATGGACGGCGAGTACGTCACCACCTACCGGGCCGACGGGCTCATCCTCGCGACGCCCACCGGTTCCACCGCCTACTGCCTCTCCGCCGGCGGCCCGATCGTCCATCCCGCCGTGGAGGCGCTGATCCTCATCCCGATCTGCCCGCACACCCTCACCAACCGGCCCGCCGTCCTCCCCGCGGGATCCAAGATCGAGGTGGTGCAGGGCTCGGAGGGGGAGGAGGTCTTCCTCACGCTGGACGGCCAGGCCGGGTTCCCCCTCCGCTACCGGGACGTGGTGGAGGTCCGCCGGGCCCAGGAGCAGATTGCCCTCGTCGCCTCCCCGAAGAAGTCCTACTATCAGGTCCTGCGCACCAAGCTGAAGTGGGGCGAGCGGTAA